In one Nocardioides luteus genomic region, the following are encoded:
- a CDS encoding UPF0182 family membrane protein, translated as MSLFDDDDPAQAPVRQSSGRNRWLVIAAVSVIVLFFGISAFAAVYTDALWYDAIDFSSVFGTVFWTRTALFVIFGVLMGIMIGLPAALAYRTRPYFHPADDIGGLDRYRDAIAPIRTWLLVGIAGVSGIFAGFSGAGHWRTYLMWRHGRDFDKVDEFFKKDIGFYVFDLPWWHYLVNFALTGLILGTIGAMIVHYVYGGIRLTAQRDRFTRSAQIQLSAMLGLILLVKGLDYWVDRYDLVNGSGPRLDGMTYTDEHAVLPANQILLAIAVICGVLFLLNMWRRSWQLPSIAISLFAISVLLIGMIWPAIVQGFQVRPSEQDKEKPYLAANIKATQDAYGISKDDLEVTEYTSQAEADGASPDQLDETASSLPIVDPAVVHREFEQVQQGRSYYSVHEPLDISTYDVGGKERAVVLGVRELNQAGISDSDRTWTNLHTVYTHSNGVIASYANMRGADDKSESSQMQWAEGDRTGQHDLTSGQGKFQDKVYFGEDSPEYSIVGKSGEGAAVELDYNSEDGETRTTYEGAGGVPIGSNFRQLMYAIQFGSTNFLLSSRVNENSEILYDRSPKERVQKVAPWLTLDDDVYPVIVGGRIQWVVDGYTTTDRYPQAARDSFASMTDDATQTSAGVQTLPTDEINYMRNAVKATVDAYDGTVTLYEWDEADPILQTWEAAFPGTVMPKSSIPKELMEHLRYPEDLYKVQRYQLARYHVSDPDVFFSGNERWAVPEDPNDDNHQQTPYRMFLDDGSGTARWSLTSAFVPYNRPNLAAMMSVDSDATSENYGKIRITTGFPDDTQGPGMVSNEFRTDKAIADEVASFNRSGSAPVWGQVITYPTAKNGILYVEPIYARRATASTSGYAQLAFVLVSYDGRVGYGSTLSEALEVALTGAAPTPPTASDPDEEPAETTPPSSGDSPREVGQLLEDARALFAQADEAGKAGDYAERERLIAEAQDKVDQAAELISGG; from the coding sequence ATGAGCTTGTTTGACGACGACGACCCGGCGCAGGCGCCGGTGCGACAGAGCAGCGGCCGCAACCGATGGCTGGTGATCGCCGCCGTCTCGGTCATCGTGCTCTTCTTCGGGATCAGCGCCTTCGCGGCGGTCTACACCGACGCGCTGTGGTACGACGCGATCGACTTCAGCAGCGTCTTCGGCACGGTCTTCTGGACGCGTACGGCACTCTTCGTGATCTTCGGCGTGCTGATGGGGATCATGATCGGGCTGCCGGCCGCGCTCGCCTACCGCACCCGTCCCTACTTCCACCCGGCCGACGACATCGGCGGCCTGGACCGCTACCGCGACGCGATCGCCCCGATCCGCACCTGGCTGCTGGTCGGCATCGCGGGGGTCTCGGGGATCTTCGCCGGCTTCTCCGGCGCGGGCCACTGGCGTACGTATCTGATGTGGCGCCACGGGCGCGACTTCGACAAGGTCGATGAGTTCTTCAAGAAGGACATCGGCTTCTACGTCTTCGACCTGCCGTGGTGGCACTACCTGGTCAACTTCGCGCTGACCGGGCTGATCCTCGGCACCATCGGCGCGATGATCGTGCACTACGTCTACGGCGGGATCCGACTCACCGCGCAGCGCGACCGGTTCACCCGCTCGGCGCAGATCCAGCTCAGCGCCATGCTCGGGCTGATCCTGCTGGTGAAGGGGCTCGACTACTGGGTCGACCGCTACGACCTCGTCAACGGCTCCGGTCCGCGCCTGGACGGGATGACCTACACCGACGAGCACGCGGTGCTCCCGGCCAACCAGATCCTGCTCGCGATCGCGGTGATCTGCGGCGTGCTGTTCCTCCTGAACATGTGGCGACGCAGCTGGCAGCTGCCCTCGATCGCGATCTCGCTGTTCGCGATCTCGGTGCTGCTGATCGGGATGATCTGGCCCGCGATCGTGCAGGGCTTCCAGGTCCGGCCGAGCGAGCAGGACAAGGAGAAGCCCTACCTGGCGGCCAACATCAAGGCCACCCAGGACGCCTACGGCATCTCCAAGGACGACCTCGAGGTGACCGAGTACACCTCGCAGGCCGAGGCCGACGGCGCCTCGCCCGACCAGCTCGACGAGACCGCGTCCTCGCTGCCGATCGTCGACCCCGCGGTCGTCCACCGCGAGTTCGAGCAGGTCCAGCAGGGTCGCTCCTACTACTCGGTGCACGAGCCGCTCGACATCTCCACCTACGACGTCGGTGGCAAGGAGCGGGCGGTCGTGCTCGGCGTACGCGAGCTCAACCAGGCCGGCATCTCCGACTCCGACCGCACCTGGACCAACCTGCACACGGTCTACACCCACTCCAACGGCGTGATCGCCTCCTACGCCAACATGCGCGGCGCCGACGACAAGTCTGAGTCGAGCCAGATGCAGTGGGCCGAGGGCGACCGCACCGGTCAGCACGACCTGACCTCGGGCCAGGGCAAGTTCCAGGACAAGGTCTACTTCGGCGAGGACTCCCCGGAGTACTCGATCGTCGGCAAGTCTGGCGAGGGCGCCGCGGTCGAGCTCGACTACAACTCCGAGGACGGCGAGACCCGGACGACGTACGAAGGTGCCGGCGGTGTCCCGATCGGCTCCAACTTCCGCCAGCTGATGTACGCCATCCAGTTCGGCTCCACGAACTTCCTGCTCTCCTCGCGGGTCAACGAGAACTCCGAGATCCTCTACGACCGCTCCCCGAAGGAGCGCGTGCAGAAGGTCGCGCCGTGGCTGACGCTCGACGACGACGTCTACCCGGTGATCGTCGGTGGGCGGATCCAGTGGGTGGTCGACGGCTACACGACCACCGACCGCTACCCGCAGGCCGCGCGCGACTCGTTCGCCTCGATGACCGACGACGCCACCCAGACCTCGGCCGGGGTGCAGACGCTGCCCACCGACGAGATCAACTACATGCGCAACGCGGTGAAGGCGACCGTGGACGCGTACGACGGCACCGTCACCCTCTACGAGTGGGACGAGGCGGACCCGATCCTGCAGACGTGGGAGGCGGCCTTCCCCGGCACCGTGATGCCGAAGTCGTCGATCCCGAAGGAGCTGATGGAGCACCTTCGCTACCCCGAGGACCTCTACAAGGTGCAGCGCTACCAGCTGGCGCGCTACCACGTCTCCGACCCGGACGTCTTCTTCTCCGGCAACGAGCGCTGGGCCGTGCCCGAGGACCCGAACGACGACAACCACCAGCAGACGCCCTACCGGATGTTCCTCGACGACGGCTCGGGGACCGCGCGCTGGTCGCTGACGTCGGCCTTCGTGCCCTACAACCGCCCCAACCTGGCGGCGATGATGTCGGTCGACTCCGATGCCACCTCGGAGAACTACGGGAAGATCCGGATCACCACCGGCTTCCCCGACGACACCCAGGGCCCCGGCATGGTCTCCAACGAGTTCCGTACGGACAAGGCGATCGCGGACGAGGTCGCCTCGTTCAACCGCTCCGGGTCGGCGCCGGTGTGGGGCCAGGTCATCACGTACCCGACGGCGAAGAACGGCATCCTGTACGTCGAGCCGATCTACGCGCGCCGGGCGACCGCCTCCACCTCCGGCTATGCGCAGCTCGCCTTCGTGCTGGTCTCCTACGACGGACGGGTCGGTTACGGATCGACGCTGAGCGAGGCTCTCGAGGTCGCGCTCACCGGCGCCGCCCCGACGCCTCCGACGGCCTCCGATCCCGACGAGGAACCGGCCGAGACCACCCCACCCTCCTCCGGTGACTCACCGCGCGAGGTCGGCCAGCTCCTGGAGGACGCGCGCGCCCTCTTCGCCCAGGCCGACGAGGCCGGCAAGGCCGGCGACTACGCCGAGCGTGAGCGGCTCATCGCGGAGGCGCAGGACAAGGTCGACCAGGCCGCCGAGCTTATCTCGGGCGGGTGA